One Gloeobacter morelensis MG652769 DNA window includes the following coding sequences:
- a CDS encoding serine/threonine-protein kinase, whose protein sequence is MESSIQPISIGALIDGRYRLTRYIDGGGMGKVYEAVDTCLGDKPVAVKLLQQNFNVDDQLFEQLRRRFEQEAQLCALLGGQHGIIAVSDYGLDGPQPYLVMEYLGAAPRGRSLKELVSTEGPLSPERTVRLAVQICESLQYAHGVRTHLGGRQITGVVHRDIKPSNIFVIDRALVGETTKVLDFGIAKAVSDVTIAMGTNMGFVGTCDYASPEQLRGEELDARSDIYSLGIVLYQMLTGQLPLQPKTHSFAGWYQAHNHESPVPLPRLAGGQAIPPRVAAVVMACLEKEPARRPTSMQELSQRLQDGLFKTAPEPVAPERKAPPPASDEALGAALAAAWPVLRERMERWRSQALDRLEKLPGRIRLGVGLLAAALALKMGRRKCDD, encoded by the coding sequence ATGGAATCGTCGATCCAACCGATTTCGATAGGTGCACTCATCGACGGGCGTTACCGTCTGACGCGCTATATCGATGGCGGCGGCATGGGCAAAGTTTACGAAGCTGTCGATACGTGCCTTGGGGATAAGCCCGTTGCCGTCAAGCTCCTGCAACAGAATTTCAACGTCGATGACCAGCTTTTTGAGCAATTGCGCCGCCGCTTCGAGCAGGAGGCCCAACTGTGCGCCCTGCTGGGCGGTCAGCACGGCATTATCGCGGTGAGCGACTACGGTCTGGACGGTCCGCAGCCTTATCTGGTGATGGAGTACCTGGGGGCAGCCCCCAGGGGCCGCAGCCTGAAAGAACTGGTGAGCACCGAAGGGCCGCTTTCCCCTGAGCGCACCGTCCGCCTGGCGGTGCAAATTTGTGAGAGTCTTCAGTACGCCCACGGTGTGCGCACCCACCTGGGGGGGCGGCAAATTACCGGGGTGGTGCACCGGGACATCAAGCCCAGCAACATTTTTGTGATCGACCGCGCTCTGGTGGGGGAGACCACCAAGGTGCTCGACTTCGGCATCGCCAAGGCGGTGAGCGATGTGACCATCGCCATGGGCACCAATATGGGTTTTGTCGGTACCTGCGACTACGCTTCTCCCGAGCAGTTGCGCGGTGAAGAACTCGACGCGCGCTCGGACATTTATTCGCTGGGCATCGTGCTCTACCAGATGCTCACCGGCCAGTTGCCTCTACAGCCCAAGACCCACTCCTTCGCGGGTTGGTACCAGGCCCATAACCACGAAAGTCCTGTTCCCCTCCCCAGACTGGCAGGTGGCCAAGCGATTCCCCCCCGAGTGGCTGCCGTTGTGATGGCCTGCCTCGAAAAAGAGCCCGCCCGCCGCCCCACCTCGATGCAGGAGTTGAGCCAGAGGCTGCAGGACGGGCTGTTCAAAACCGCCCCCGAGCCGGTCGCCCCTGAGCGCAAAGCGCCCCCGCCCGCTTCCGATGAAGCGCTCGGGGCCGCCCTTGCCGCCGCCTGGCCGGTGCTGCGCGAGCGCATGGAGCGCTGGCGTTCGCAGGCGCTCGATCGACTTGAGAAGCTGCCCGGACGCATCCGGCTGGGTGTGGGCCTGCTCGCGGCGGCCCTCGCCCTGAAGATGGGCCGCCGAAAGTGCGACGATTGA
- the mog gene encoding molybdopterin adenylyltransferase, translating to MSAIKIGILTASDRASTGIYEDLSGPAIVETLNRFLLSAWQPVYRLIGDERALIEAELMRLVDEEGCCLVVTTGGTGPALRDVTPEATEAICEKMLPGFGELMRAVSLKYVPTAILSRQTAGIRGRALIINLPGKPKSIRECLEAVFPAVPYCIDLIGGPYLETNPEIIQAFRPRS from the coding sequence ATGAGTGCCATCAAAATCGGCATCCTCACCGCCTCCGACCGGGCGAGCACCGGTATCTACGAGGATCTCTCCGGCCCGGCCATCGTCGAGACTTTAAACCGCTTTTTGCTGAGTGCCTGGCAGCCGGTCTACCGGCTGATCGGCGACGAGCGCGCGCTCATCGAAGCGGAACTGATGCGCCTTGTCGACGAAGAAGGGTGCTGCCTGGTGGTCACCACCGGCGGCACCGGCCCGGCGCTGCGCGACGTCACCCCTGAAGCCACCGAGGCGATCTGCGAAAAGATGCTGCCGGGTTTTGGCGAACTGATGCGCGCCGTCTCGCTCAAGTACGTGCCCACGGCCATCCTTTCGAGGCAAACCGCCGGTATCCGCGGCAGGGCCCTGATTATCAACCTGCCCGGCAAGCCCAAGTCCATTCGCGAGTGCCTGGAGGCGGTTTTTCCGGCGGTGCCCTACTGCATCGACCTGATCGGCGGCCCCTATCTGGAGACCAACCCCGAAATCATCCAGGCTTTCCGTCCCAGGTCTTAG
- the plsY gene encoding glycerol-3-phosphate 1-O-acyltransferase PlsY, translated as MNWPLALGIWAASYLVGSLPAGYLAGRRLKNIDIREFGSGSTGATNVLRTLGKGPAAAVLLFDVFKGFFTVWLARTLAGSEEAGNWIVLGAGLAAIVGHSWPVWLAFRGGKSVAVSVGLLLGMHWPVALTVATVWGVCFALTRIVSLASIVAAAATPLCFYLWGAPLPYTLFGLLGGIYVVWRHRGNIERLLRGTEPKIGDPAAR; from the coding sequence ATGAACTGGCCGCTGGCGCTCGGCATCTGGGCGGCCTCCTACCTGGTCGGCTCGCTGCCGGCAGGCTATCTGGCCGGCCGCCGGCTCAAAAATATCGACATCCGCGAATTTGGCTCCGGTTCGACCGGGGCTACCAACGTGCTGCGCACCCTCGGTAAGGGTCCGGCGGCGGCGGTGCTGCTGTTCGATGTCTTCAAGGGCTTTTTTACCGTCTGGCTTGCCCGTACCCTGGCAGGCAGCGAAGAGGCCGGAAACTGGATTGTCCTGGGAGCGGGCCTTGCGGCTATCGTCGGCCACAGTTGGCCGGTGTGGCTCGCCTTTCGGGGGGGCAAGTCGGTGGCGGTGAGCGTCGGTCTGCTGTTGGGCATGCACTGGCCGGTGGCGCTCACCGTGGCTACCGTCTGGGGCGTCTGCTTCGCGCTCACCCGCATCGTCTCGCTCGCTTCTATAGTCGCAGCCGCCGCCACCCCGCTGTGCTTTTATCTGTGGGGAGCGCCGCTGCCGTATACCCTGTTCGGTCTTTTGGGCGGCATCTATGTCGTCTGGCGCCACCGCGGCAATATCGAGCGGTTGCTCAGGGGCACCGAACCCAAAATCGGCGACCCGGCTGCGCGCTGA
- a CDS encoding Uma2 family endonuclease produces the protein MQTRQRYYTPGEYLAQEEVAEFRSEYRSGEIVPMTGGSINHNQIAGNIYAVLKSALRTKDAKPYIGDLRVWIPRYQLYTYPDVLVIQGSPAFQSERTDTILNPCLIFEVLSKSTKNYDRTDKFRYYRSISELCEYILVDQYTVGIEQYTKSDDTTWLFRTIESNSSKIVLASVGLEISVSDIYEGVDFDLKEIEE, from the coding sequence GTGCAAACCCGACAGCGCTATTACACCCCCGGTGAATACCTGGCCCAGGAGGAAGTTGCCGAATTTCGCAGCGAGTACCGCAGCGGAGAAATTGTACCGATGACCGGCGGCTCGATCAATCACAATCAAATTGCGGGAAATATTTATGCAGTTTTGAAATCGGCACTGCGTACGAAAGATGCAAAGCCCTACATCGGCGATTTGCGGGTGTGGATACCGCGCTATCAGCTGTATACTTACCCGGATGTATTGGTGATTCAAGGCTCGCCTGCTTTCCAGTCCGAGCGCACCGATACGATCTTAAATCCTTGTTTGATTTTCGAGGTTCTTTCAAAGTCCACCAAAAATTATGATCGTACCGATAAGTTCCGCTACTACCGTTCTATCTCGGAGCTTTGCGAATACATCTTGGTCGATCAGTATACCGTTGGAATTGAGCAGTATACAAAAAGCGATGATACCACCTGGTTGTTTCGAACTATCGAGTCCAACTCCAGTAAGATTGTACTTGCTTCAGTAGGCCTGGAGATCTCAGTTTCAGATATCTACGAAGGCGTTGATTTTGACTTGAAAGAAATAGAAGAATAA
- a CDS encoding sigma factor-like helix-turn-helix DNA-binding protein, with the protein MRREQYVGPWLPEPLAQATADPLQQSELIDSLSMAFLVLLESLSPLERAVFLLSEVFEYDHAEIARIVEKSPVNCRQILRRARRHLAERQPRFRSSRSHSEKLVARFLQACSGGDLEGLLAVLAPEVTLVGDGGGKVAATLRPLQGAARVARFFVALRRRVGHFTLVPTVINGQPGIAFLVAGNLHSAMTFDIAEAGIRTIYGVRNPDKLQRFAQSLGMPLPH; encoded by the coding sequence GTGCGGCGCGAGCAGTATGTGGGACCGTGGCTGCCGGAACCGCTCGCGCAGGCGACCGCTGATCCGCTTCAGCAAAGCGAACTGATCGATTCGCTGTCGATGGCGTTTTTGGTGCTGCTCGAAAGCCTTTCGCCGCTAGAGCGGGCGGTGTTTCTGCTCAGCGAAGTCTTCGAGTACGACCACGCTGAGATTGCCCGGATTGTGGAGAAAAGTCCGGTCAACTGCCGCCAGATCCTCAGACGCGCCCGGCGGCATCTGGCCGAGCGGCAGCCGCGCTTTCGATCGTCGCGCTCCCACAGCGAAAAGCTGGTGGCCCGGTTCCTCCAGGCCTGCTCCGGCGGGGATCTTGAAGGGCTGCTCGCGGTACTCGCCCCGGAAGTTACCCTGGTCGGGGATGGCGGCGGCAAAGTGGCAGCCACGCTCCGGCCCCTGCAGGGAGCTGCCCGGGTGGCGCGGTTCTTCGTGGCCCTCAGGCGGCGCGTAGGCCACTTCACGCTCGTGCCGACGGTGATCAACGGCCAGCCGGGGATCGCCTTTCTTGTCGCCGGAAATCTGCACAGCGCCATGACTTTCGACATCGCCGAAGCGGGCATCCGAACGATCTACGGCGTCCGCAATCCTGATAAGCTGCAGCGGTTTGCCCAATCGCTGGGCATGCCGCTACCGCACTGA
- a CDS encoding sigma 54-interacting transcriptional regulator, with protein sequence MQPTAAEAIPWLRENTLFAALGETALADLAGALVERPVQANRRLVLEDSPAEELIILKAGRLESYRTSPGGPAAATSLLPGSVVHLVELLMEQPGQRTLITLTDCRLWTVPAARFRDLAARHPEIARALPGVLAAEVAQLAAQLNYEQERAAALRPYLITRARRGIVGKSRYAATLRRQIRAAAADRKPVLIFGEPGLEKDNAAALIHFGSPARREPVIQVNCATVQPGGADLFGRAGGRPGLIEWLGEGTLVLNNIQDLSAELFAALERMLATGTYQPVARTEATLPAARSLRARVVLVSEKAFSGLERLMGHVIKVPPLRVRKGDIAVQVDYYLNLLVRSEGLPFKPRVSPEALRRLQSYDFPGNLAELATLVSRAVAQAAGARELGEEVFWPAQGRKKRFRANLLNGSPWLRNFLRSPWWPDRINFGFTAGFFVFIVAVLFVGPQQREENFALNMFWAWWWPLVLVGFPFVGRLWCAVCPFMIWGEIVQKVSLIIFPRALGRWPREQAERWGGWFLFALFVLIFLWEELWDLQNTAYLSAWLLLLITGGAVVCSLIFERRFWCRYLCPIGGMNGLFAKLAVTELRAQQGICSATCTTYQCYKGGPAKDEGQATGGCPLYSHPAQLEDNRDCVLCMTCLKACPHRSVELNLRPPGIELWTTHVPRSYEVALLLLLLGGVFLHRLPEVQSRLGWPWGIEAFGAHLALALIALAVPALVPLAAHGLFRLVARGQNSRPFVELAYGYLPLVLGGTLAHYLNLGLGEAGRIVPVTLATFGLAGTDLPVLVAHPAVITFLQGALLIASVPLSVWLTQKIARLPVRSLLPQHLGLLTLACGLWVLIIG encoded by the coding sequence ATGCAGCCGACCGCCGCCGAGGCCATCCCCTGGCTTCGTGAAAATACCCTCTTCGCAGCGCTGGGTGAGACGGCCCTTGCCGATTTGGCGGGCGCTCTGGTAGAGCGCCCAGTCCAGGCCAACCGGCGGCTGGTACTCGAAGACAGTCCTGCTGAAGAACTGATTATTCTCAAAGCAGGTCGCCTCGAAAGTTACCGCACCAGTCCCGGCGGCCCGGCCGCCGCGACCAGTTTGCTTCCAGGATCGGTGGTGCATTTGGTCGAACTGCTGATGGAGCAGCCCGGGCAACGGACGCTCATCACCCTTACCGACTGCCGGCTTTGGACCGTTCCGGCGGCGCGCTTTCGCGACCTTGCCGCCCGTCATCCTGAGATCGCCCGCGCTCTGCCGGGGGTGCTGGCGGCGGAAGTGGCGCAACTGGCCGCCCAACTCAATTACGAGCAGGAGCGCGCTGCCGCCCTCAGGCCCTATTTGATTACCCGCGCCCGCCGGGGCATCGTGGGCAAAAGCCGCTACGCCGCCACCCTGCGTCGGCAAATCCGGGCGGCCGCGGCCGATCGCAAGCCCGTGCTCATCTTCGGCGAACCGGGCCTCGAAAAGGACAACGCGGCGGCCCTCATCCACTTCGGCTCCCCCGCCCGCCGCGAACCCGTCATCCAGGTCAACTGCGCTACCGTCCAGCCGGGGGGCGCCGATCTGTTCGGCCGCGCGGGCGGGCGGCCCGGCCTCATCGAATGGTTGGGGGAGGGCACGCTGGTGCTCAACAACATCCAGGATCTGAGCGCGGAGCTGTTTGCCGCGCTGGAGCGGATGCTTGCCACCGGCACTTACCAACCGGTTGCCCGCACAGAAGCGACCTTGCCGGCGGCCCGGTCCCTGCGCGCCCGCGTTGTGCTGGTTTCTGAAAAAGCGTTCTCGGGCCTGGAGCGACTGATGGGCCACGTCATCAAGGTGCCGCCGCTGCGGGTGCGCAAGGGCGACATCGCCGTGCAGGTCGATTACTACCTCAATTTGCTGGTCCGATCCGAGGGGTTGCCCTTCAAACCGCGCGTGAGCCCCGAGGCGCTCAGGCGTTTGCAGAGCTACGACTTTCCAGGCAACCTTGCAGAACTGGCCACCCTGGTCAGCCGCGCCGTCGCCCAGGCGGCCGGGGCGCGCGAACTGGGCGAAGAAGTCTTCTGGCCTGCCCAGGGGCGCAAAAAACGCTTTCGCGCCAACTTGCTGAATGGATCTCCGTGGCTGAGGAACTTTTTGCGCAGTCCCTGGTGGCCCGACCGGATCAACTTCGGGTTTACGGCCGGTTTTTTTGTCTTCATCGTCGCCGTGCTCTTTGTCGGGCCGCAACAGCGCGAGGAGAACTTTGCGCTCAATATGTTCTGGGCCTGGTGGTGGCCGCTGGTACTGGTCGGTTTCCCCTTCGTGGGCCGCCTCTGGTGCGCGGTCTGCCCCTTCATGATCTGGGGAGAAATCGTCCAAAAAGTTTCGCTGATTATCTTCCCGCGCGCCCTCGGGCGCTGGCCCCGTGAGCAGGCCGAGCGCTGGGGCGGCTGGTTTCTCTTTGCCCTGTTCGTCCTGATTTTTCTGTGGGAAGAACTGTGGGACTTGCAAAACACCGCTTATCTCTCCGCCTGGCTGCTGCTGCTGATTACTGGCGGAGCGGTGGTCTGTTCGCTGATCTTCGAGCGGCGCTTCTGGTGCCGGTATCTCTGTCCGATTGGCGGTATGAACGGTCTATTCGCCAAACTCGCCGTCACCGAACTGCGTGCCCAGCAAGGCATCTGCTCGGCCACCTGCACCACCTACCAGTGCTACAAAGGCGGTCCCGCCAAGGACGAAGGCCAGGCGACCGGCGGTTGTCCACTCTACTCCCACCCCGCCCAGCTCGAGGACAACCGCGACTGCGTGCTCTGTATGACCTGCCTCAAAGCCTGCCCGCACCGCTCGGTCGAACTCAATCTCCGCCCACCCGGCATCGAACTGTGGACGACCCACGTCCCGCGCAGCTACGAGGTGGCGCTGTTGCTGTTGCTGTTGGGCGGCGTTTTTCTGCACCGCTTACCCGAGGTGCAGAGCCGACTCGGCTGGCCATGGGGGATCGAGGCGTTTGGAGCGCATCTGGCGCTGGCACTGATTGCCCTGGCCGTCCCAGCCCTAGTGCCGCTCGCAGCCCACGGCCTGTTTCGCCTGGTGGCACGCGGGCAGAACTCCCGGCCGTTCGTCGAATTGGCCTATGGCTATTTGCCCCTGGTGCTGGGGGGCACCCTCGCCCATTACTTAAACCTGGGCCTCGGGGAAGCCGGCAGAATTGTCCCGGTCACCCTGGCCACGTTCGGACTTGCCGGAACGGACCTGCCGGTGCTGGTCGCCCATCCGGCGGTGATCACTTTCTTGCAGGGGGCTTTGTTGATCGCGTCGGTGCCGCTGAGCGTCTGGCTTACCCAAAAAATCGCGCGCCTACCGGTGCGATCACTTTTGCCGCAGCATCTCGGGCTTCTGACCCTGGCGTGTGGACTGTGGGTGCTGATTATCGGGTAG
- a CDS encoding DUF3119 family protein, protein MDRLRSSDPFAPPETGKIVVAPRPWLSLAVFVLGVLATGWVLGVGLALIVFGLFLGFQTLTVRIIFAAEAFEVWQYRRRVVSFPYSEWLSWRVFWPGVPILFYFREVYSPHFIPMLFSRRQLVAGLEKFLPPTVQRR, encoded by the coding sequence GTGGACCGCCTCCGCTCCAGTGACCCGTTCGCGCCCCCCGAGACGGGCAAGATCGTCGTTGCCCCGCGCCCCTGGTTGAGCCTGGCGGTGTTCGTTCTGGGCGTCCTGGCGACCGGTTGGGTGCTTGGGGTGGGATTGGCCTTGATCGTATTTGGGCTTTTTCTCGGCTTTCAGACGCTCACCGTGCGCATCATCTTCGCGGCGGAAGCCTTTGAAGTCTGGCAGTACCGCCGCCGGGTAGTGAGTTTCCCGTACAGCGAATGGCTCAGCTGGCGGGTGTTCTGGCCGGGGGTGCCGATTTTGTTTTACTTTCGCGAGGTCTACAGCCCCCACTTCATCCCCATGCTCTTCAGCCGCCGCCAACTGGTGGCGGGCCTCGAAAAATTCTTGCCTCCTACGGTACAACGGCGATGA
- a CDS encoding TerB family tellurite resistance protein — MKITQPEALACLKIMVRVAMADGYLKEDERLAIGLASRSMGLRDELSIETLMVKEDSLEELLVKVQSPEARTALLKAAASMSAVDGERSPEEQAMLDQIEAAFRAPNPGA, encoded by the coding sequence ATGAAGATCACCCAACCGGAAGCATTGGCCTGCCTGAAGATCATGGTGCGCGTGGCGATGGCGGACGGCTATCTCAAGGAGGACGAACGCCTCGCCATCGGGCTTGCCAGTCGTTCGATGGGCCTGCGCGACGAGCTGAGCATCGAGACGCTGATGGTCAAAGAGGACAGCCTCGAAGAACTGCTCGTCAAAGTGCAAAGCCCGGAGGCCCGCACTGCTCTACTCAAAGCCGCCGCCTCGATGTCCGCCGTGGACGGCGAGCGCAGCCCTGAGGAGCAGGCGATGCTCGATCAAATTGAAGCTGCTTTTCGGGCGCCGAATCCGGGTGCTTGA
- a CDS encoding type II toxin-antitoxin system PrlF family antitoxin, producing the protein MASYTGSVTTSGNSRALRVEKAFFQANPEFAQQNKVVVYEIGPGTVLVKAIDALGDDGEEDPVMATFLSFLDNDIKNHPTRVTPLDEELWAEIDKLVDGVKFVEDDNTDS; encoded by the coding sequence ATGGCAAGCTATACAGGTTCGGTCACTACCTCGGGCAACTCCAGGGCATTGCGGGTCGAGAAGGCATTTTTCCAGGCTAATCCGGAGTTTGCGCAGCAGAACAAGGTCGTCGTTTACGAAATTGGTCCCGGTACCGTGCTTGTCAAGGCGATAGACGCTTTGGGCGACGATGGCGAGGAAGATCCGGTCATGGCCACTTTTCTCAGTTTTCTGGACAACGACATCAAGAACCACCCCACCCGCGTCACACCCCTGGATGAAGAGCTCTGGGCTGAGATTGACAAACTTGTCGACGGTGTCAAATTCGTTGAAGACGATAATACAGATAGCTGA
- a CDS encoding TetR/AcrR family transcriptional regulator, with protein sequence MLSGVSAENEQTKSLPGRPRSSRADQAILGAAVELLAEVGYQAMSIEAVAVRAGVSKPTIYRRYASKEELVADAIETLRQEVAVPDTGSLQTDIDSLLAEAIQMVQTPLARQTMAMIISSATTSPQFARIYATKYLMPRREAFGTILERAKARAEIRRDTDNGLFFDFVSGIMFHALLFEPSGEAYETYIRRAVQFLIDGAAGRRERLG encoded by the coding sequence ATGCTTTCTGGGGTGAGCGCCGAGAACGAACAGACCAAAAGCCTACCGGGCCGACCGCGCAGTTCGCGCGCCGACCAGGCCATTCTTGGAGCGGCCGTCGAACTGTTGGCGGAGGTGGGCTATCAGGCGATGAGTATCGAAGCCGTCGCCGTTCGCGCCGGGGTGAGCAAGCCGACCATCTACCGGCGCTACGCCTCCAAAGAAGAACTGGTCGCCGATGCCATCGAAACGCTGCGCCAGGAAGTGGCGGTTCCGGATACCGGCAGCCTGCAGACGGACATCGACAGCTTGCTGGCAGAAGCGATTCAGATGGTGCAGACCCCGCTTGCCCGCCAGACGATGGCGATGATTATCAGCTCGGCCACCACCAGTCCCCAGTTCGCCCGCATCTACGCAACCAAGTACCTGATGCCCCGCCGCGAAGCTTTCGGTACGATCCTGGAGCGCGCCAAGGCGAGGGCGGAGATCCGCCGCGACACCGACAACGGCCTGTTTTTCGACTTCGTGAGCGGCATCATGTTCCACGCTCTGCTTTTCGAGCCTTCGGGCGAGGCCTATGAGACGTATATTCGGCGGGCCGTGCAATTTTTGATAGACGGTGCCGCCGGAAGGCGTGAGCGCCTGGGTTAA
- a CDS encoding general stress protein, which produces MADEHAVVGTFASHDDAEAAVLALEKAGFDMHKISIIGKDYRTTQQVRGFLTWRDTAKEGAVSAGYWGGFFGGLFGILVGAGVLFIPGVGQVVIAGPIAGVLAGWLEGLLLGAAGGAAAGGLVGALVGLGIPEGKAIKYDSDIQAGKFLVLVTGGEEDRARAEQALAAAGLATAEVTA; this is translated from the coding sequence ATGGCAGACGAGCACGCGGTCGTGGGCACCTTTGCGAGCCACGATGATGCGGAAGCCGCCGTGCTGGCCCTTGAGAAGGCCGGTTTCGACATGCACAAAATCTCGATTATCGGCAAGGACTACCGCACCACCCAGCAGGTGCGCGGCTTTTTGACCTGGCGGGATACCGCCAAAGAAGGGGCGGTTTCGGCGGGTTACTGGGGCGGCTTCTTTGGAGGGCTCTTCGGCATTCTGGTGGGGGCGGGGGTGCTGTTTATTCCCGGCGTCGGCCAGGTGGTCATTGCAGGCCCCATCGCCGGGGTGCTGGCCGGCTGGCTCGAAGGATTGCTGTTGGGCGCGGCGGGCGGTGCGGCGGCGGGCGGTCTGGTGGGGGCGTTGGTCGGCCTGGGTATCCCCGAGGGCAAGGCGATCAAATACGACAGCGACATCCAGGCGGGCAAATTTTTGGTGCTGGTCACCGGTGGCGAGGAGGACCGCGCGCGGGCCGAGCAGGCGCTCGCAGCGGCCGGCCTGGCCACAGCGGAAGTGACGGCCTGA
- a CDS encoding TIGR04283 family arsenosugar biosynthesis glycosyltransferase, translating into MSRVSIVIPALNEATSLGRTLRLLGALDPPAHEILVVDGGSGDGTVAVARAFGVRVLESPRGRARQMNWGAEVATGDILCFLHADTLVPDDCVEIIMRTLANPNTACGGFVSLMAGSETTRWGISLHNYLKTYYAPLLFRPRLFFKGLRLLFGDQVIFCRRSQFLECGGFDPQMVILEEADLCLKLVRFGHIRQVNRVVQSSDRRVARWGALKATAIYMYIGLLWGFGASPTYLKRFYADIR; encoded by the coding sequence ATGTCCCGCGTTTCGATTGTGATTCCGGCACTTAACGAAGCGACCAGTCTCGGTCGAACTTTACGGCTATTGGGAGCGCTCGACCCGCCCGCCCATGAGATTTTGGTGGTCGACGGCGGCAGCGGCGACGGGACTGTCGCTGTTGCCCGTGCGTTCGGGGTGCGGGTGCTGGAGAGTCCTCGGGGGCGGGCGAGGCAGATGAACTGGGGAGCGGAGGTTGCCACAGGTGATATTTTGTGCTTCCTGCACGCCGATACGCTGGTTCCAGATGACTGCGTGGAGATAATCATGCGCACCCTGGCCAATCCGAATACCGCCTGCGGCGGGTTCGTCTCACTGATGGCGGGTTCTGAGACGACCCGCTGGGGCATCTCGCTGCACAACTACCTCAAAACGTATTACGCGCCGCTGCTGTTTCGGCCGCGCCTGTTTTTCAAGGGGTTGCGGCTGCTGTTTGGTGATCAGGTGATTTTTTGCCGTCGTTCACAGTTTCTGGAGTGCGGGGGCTTCGACCCGCAAATGGTGATCTTGGAAGAGGCGGATCTGTGTTTGAAGCTGGTGCGCTTTGGCCACATCCGTCAAGTAAACCGGGTAGTGCAATCTTCGGATCGCCGGGTAGCCCGCTGGGGGGCGCTCAAGGCCACCGCTATCTACATGTACATTGGTCTTTTATGGGGTTTTGGTGCCTCGCCAACCTACCTGAAGCGTTTCTACGCCGATATCCGCTAG
- a CDS encoding pentapeptide repeat-containing protein yields MRSRQCVSCNLAGADLNNVDLSGVDLSFASLRAVNLRGSNLTGALLNGADLRGAKIEGANLTGVGCLNCNLGGASLRGATMAGPGQCRFDRG; encoded by the coding sequence ATGCGCTCTCGCCAGTGCGTCTCATGCAACCTGGCCGGAGCAGATTTAAATAATGTGGATTTAAGCGGCGTGGATCTAAGTTTTGCAAGCCTTCGGGCGGTAAACCTTCGTGGCAGTAATCTGACAGGTGCACTGTTGAACGGGGCCGACTTACGCGGGGCGAAGATCGAAGGCGCCAACCTTACAGGTGTGGGTTGTCTCAACTGCAATCTCGGCGGGGCGAGCTTGCGTGGGGCGACAATGGCAGGCCCTGGACAATGCCGATTTGACAGGGGCTGA